Part of the Nitrospirota bacterium genome, CATTTAAATCCGGAGTTTTTTCTAAGCATTGGACTATCTGCCCAGACGATCTCCGCTGTAAATGGAATAGCATGGTTGTCGAAAAACAGGTTCATTTCAAGTCGGGTTCCTTTTGCAAGCGGAATAGAAGATTCGATCATTAATCCGCCGCATCCAAGCATTTTAACAAAAGTGGGAAGAGGTTTAGAGACTTCACCGGCGGGGATCCGAAAATTTCCATCTAGCTCCAGTTCAACTCTAGGATGTTTCCTTTGAAAATCCATATTTTTAGGGTGACTTGTCATGATTAGAATTCAGTATAACAGATATTTTCAGTTCTGCTGGGTCCATTGACAAAAATCTTTTCGTCTTCCCCAAAAGTGTACTTTCCTTGATTTTCTTCAATCAGCAGGATTACTCTTGAAGCAGGACAATGAACAACTCAGCTTATAAAGGAGGAATAAGATGCCGACCTATATTATGCTCAGTACTCTGACGGATGGTGGAAGCATAACCTTAAGATCAAAACCGGAAAGAATAAAGGAGGTTAATAAAGAAATAGAAGCGATGGGAGTGAAGATTATCAATCAATACGCGACGCTTGGAATTTACGACTTCGTCAATATTCTGGAAGCTCCCGACAACGACACCGTGACCAAGCTCTCGGTAGAACTCGGTTCCCGTGGAA contains:
- a CDS encoding PilZ domain-containing protein; this encodes MTSHPKNMDFQRKHPRVELELDGNFRIPAGEVSKPLPTFVKMLGCGGLMIESSIPLAKGTRLEMNLFFDNHAIPFTAEIVWADSPMLRKNSGFKCGMRFLKISQNNLLDVHYILYTHLFKPKMKPKKNTRSTKIKR
- a CDS encoding GYD domain-containing protein, whose translation is MPTYIMLSTLTDGGSITLRSKPERIKEVNKEIEAMGVKIINQYATLGIYDFVNILEAPDNDTVTKLSVELGSRGTVRITTLPAMSIDHFISILKKKK